Proteins encoded within one genomic window of Triticum aestivum cultivar Chinese Spring chromosome 2D, IWGSC CS RefSeq v2.1, whole genome shotgun sequence:
- the LOC123049208 gene encoding wiskott-Aldrich syndrome protein family member 1-like encodes MRPPLLPLVPAATPKLPCLPFVLLEDQQSPSPAAAIGREHPRPRPPEHTCGFRSEPRRPRLLARPTALTATSRTTAAPCFFLLLEEMPLASSTSATRPAFCSSSSPEFPTSSRLPHLFSVHSFLSPSHRTPSVSSVTEPSPERLLVCRHLQPTPAKTLSTPRTAQDFCTACVCHPSPSNTSAAVLLPSASASAAPSRADLLHLVPALDLEPATPAGPPPRPVRPLPPEGHGASLPTLALAVVRPRRSATGSGRPPSTSAGSTLSHHLASPEIPQVHRRLAMSRAKPARHRPLLLSCEHMRTRPAPSPARPTRAR; translated from the coding sequence AtgcggcctcctctgcttcctcttgtGCCCGCAGCAACACCCAAGCTCCCGTGCCTCCCGTTCGTCCTCCTCGAAGACCAACAGAGCCCGAGTCCTGCAGCTGCCATCGGCCGCGAGCACCCGAGGCCCCGTCCTCCCGAGCACACCTGCGGGTTCAGGTCCGAACCCCGCCGTCCTCGTCTTCTCGCGCGGCCAACCGCCTTGACAGCGACCTCCAGGACCACCGCCGCgccctgcttcttcctcctcctcgaggaGATGCCCCTCGCCTCGAGCACCAGCGCTACAAGGCCTGCCTTCTGCAGTTCGTCGTCGCCGGAGTTCCCCACCAGCAGCAGGTTGCCGCACCTCTTCTCCGTCCACTCCTTCCTATCTCCCTCTCACCGGACTCCCTCTGTCTCCTCTGTAACAGAGCCGTCGCCTGAGAGGCTCCTCGTCTGTCGCCACCTTCAACCAACGCCGGCCAAGACCTTGTCCACTCCTCGAACCGCGCAGGATTTCTGCACCGCGTGCGTTTGCCATCCGTCGCCGTCAAATACCAGCGCCGCCGTGCTTCTGCCGTCCGCGTCGGCGAGTGCAGCGCCCAGCCGCGCCGACCTCCTTCATCTCGTCCCAGCGCTGGACCTGGAGCCCGCGACTCCCGCCGGACCTCCGCCTCGCCCTGTTCGTCCGCTGCCTCCCGAAGGCCATGGAGCCTCGCTGCCGACGCTCGCCCTTGCTGTTGTTCGTCCCCGCCGTTCGGCCACTGGATCCGGTCGTCCTCCGTCAACTTCCGCCGGATCCACGCTCAGCCATCACCTCGCCTCGCCGGAGATACCCCAAGTCCACCGCCGCCTTGCCATGTCCCGCGCCAAGCCAGCGCGGCACCGTCCCCTACTTCTGTCGTGCGAGCACATGAGGACGAGGCCAGCGCCAAGTCCCGCTCGCCCCACCCGCGCCCGTTGA